The Nostoc cf. commune SO-36 genomic sequence AAGGTACTAACCTGTGGCGAGTCCCACTTTAGTACCTTGACAACCCTCTAGCTAAAATGATAATCATTATCGTAAGTAAAAAATTATCCTTTAATGGAGAAGCGTTGTGGTTTCAAGAAACATTACCTGCTTGAAAAAGCAATTAACTCAAACAGTGCAAGCATCTGCGTCTATTGCAGTGAATTTTTTGGTCGTTGCGCCGTTGGTTTTATCTACTGCAATAGCCCCGGCACAAGCAGATGATACTCATAATCATTCGGATGAAACGGGCTTTTACATTGGATTAGATAGTTTGGAGGCTCTCTCTACAGGGACATACGCAGGATTGGAAAACCCCAACTACAATCGTTTGACCCTTCTCTTTGCACACAGGAATGAAGACACGCCGGAATCTAGCCATTTCCACGGTATTGGTACTTATAGCTACTCTGGTTCTTTAGATAACCTAACTATTAACCCAACCAATACAAATAATCGAATTCCTGAATCTTACTCAGAACAACCGCCGCTAACATTATTACCTGGCACAGGGTTTTATACTGGTCGCTTGATTAGTACTGCAACAGATAAGGAATATAGCAATCTGACAATAGAACCTATCGCGTCTCTCAAAACTTCAAAAGAATTAGACAACCAGTATTTGTTCAATAGCTCTAATGGTCGTTGGCAGTCATCTCTTGAGGGCGCAAATATTGGTTTACAATTAGCCTCAATTAGCAGTGGATTGAATATTGGTGATTCAGCAGGCGTTGATATTGTCAAGTCAGTCGGTGATATCTACACAATCGGCAGTGGTGATAATTTTTCGTTCACCCCTACTTTTTGGACTGATGCTGCTGCACCACTAGGAACTTATTCTGCATCATTCAAATTGGTGGATTTAGGTACTGATAATCACCGTATTCCCTTTAAAGAGTCTGGCACTTTCAATTTTGATTTTGAAGTCAAGACAGTGCCTGAGTCATCAACTGTTCTTGGTCTTGGTATAGTCAGTTTACTAGCGTTTTCTCTTTCTCGCTTGCAAAAACTTAATCGCAGTAGTTTGAACTAATTTTAATTTCGCACCAAGGCACAAAATGATTTTTGCGTCTTGGTGCGAGGATTTAATTTTCTGAAGATAACAAAAAATCTTGAACTGCTTCTAAAACAACTGCTGGGTATTCTTCATGCAATCCCAGAGAACCAGGGATAACAACACTTTTCACTCCTGGTAATGCTACCAAAGCGTTCATTTGTTCTCGTGATTTGGGGGGGCTAGATTCCCCAACTACTACCATGAGGGGTACGGTTAGAGACTGTACAAGTCCCAAAAATCAGATTGTGCGTGTACAGCATCAAGATTACCAGTGACAAAGGCAGCAGATGCAAATCGCGCTCCTGGTTGTTGAGTAGTGTCCCACTTCTTCTTAATGAAACTGGGTGTAATTTTAGCCGCGTCAGTAAAAACATGACGGCGGTACATAAAACTTAATAAAGATGGGGCAGTATTGAGTTTGTAGAGAGCTTGACCAAGTATAGGCGATCGCACCAATTCTCTCACAAAGCCAGCTACTTGCTGATTTGCCCCCATTGTCGGCAAAGGGCCACGCCAAGTAGGAGCTAACAATACAATTTTTGAGAAAGTAGCCTGCTTCAGAGCTAATTTTAAAACGTAACTAGCAGCATGACCAGCCGCGATCGCAGTAATGGGAGTATTAAAAACAGCTTTGACAAAATCTTCCAGAAATTGCTGATAAATTTCCGGTCGATAATTCAAACTAGGGCGAGAAGATTCACCAAATCCAGGCCAGTCTAAGGCTACAACTCGAAAATTAGGAGCTAGTAACTTGGCAAGTTCGCCGACTTCCAAACGCGTCGAAACACTGCTGAAAGATGGTAATAGCAATAACGGTGAACCTTTACCGAGGGTTTCATAAACAACGCGCAATTGCTGATTTTCCCAATTCCAGAGATATTCTTGAACTACTCCACCAAAACCAGCAGCAGCAGAGGTAGACAATAAATTTGTTGACATGACACTAAATTTTGGTAGTTGTACGTTTTTTGTCATTTGTCAGTTGTCTTTTGTCCTTTACAAATGACCAATGACAAATGACAAATGACCAATAACCAAGTTTAGCTAGGCAAATCTAACTTACATTCCAATGCTTTCTTTTGCATGGTTTTAAAAATATTGTAAAATCCATTAGCACGGGAAGGTGTCAGGCTAACGTTTAAACCTGTTTCTTGAATAAAATCTGGGGTAAGTTGGACAATCTCACTTGGCGTTAGTCCCTGCAATCCTTCAACCAGAAGCCCTACCAAACCTTTGGTTAACTGGGAATCAGACTCGCCCTGAAACACAACTTTACCGTCATCCAAAGCTGCGGTGATAAAAACTTGAGACACGCAACCAGGAACTTTATTTTCGGGTAATTTCTCCGCTTCTGGGAACTCATTGAGCTTCTGAGCGTACCAGATTAGCTGTTCGTAGCGTCGCTTCGGTTCGGAAGCGCGTTGAAAGCGCTGGACAATTTTAGCGAGCGCAGGTGGCAAAGAATCTAGAGTTGAGGACATAACAGAAGCTGCAAATGATCGGTCTTACCTTGAGTGTAAATTATCTTTAGAGCGATGCCTACGGCGGGCTGCGCCTACGCACGCGCCTCTTGTTCACTTTGGCATTATGAAGCTTGCCATTACTGAACCATTACTGAATATAATTTATAATTAGATATTTTATTACTTTGTAGCATATTCTCCGCGTCCCTCTGCGCTTACCTTCTCTACGAGACGCCTTGCGAATGCGTTCCTCCGCGCTCAAATTTCAACCCTCAATTCTCCACGATTCGACAATTCGATGCCTACGGCTGGGTGCGTCTATGCGTTTACAAAATTAGCTGCAAGTTCATTAAACTAAGCAGCTAGATAATTATCAACAATTAAAAATTAAAAATCAAAAAAAAATTCTGATTTTTAATTTTTAACTTCTCTCCCTTAGCGATTAATTCGTAGTTTGTGCAGCTAACATCTGCTTCAGCTTTTCTAATTCCGAAGCCCAACGAGGATCTGGACGAATAGCGTCTGAATCGGTGGTTGTGGTGCTGGTTTCACGAGAACCACCGCCGCCACTGCTGCCACGACGAGGTTTCTTAGAGCTTTTCTCACGACGGCTACCTTCTCTAGTAGGCATAGGAGTAGGGGTACTACTAGCAGCAGTAACTGGTTTGGGAGCTTGCTCGTCGCCCTCTTCACCCTTTGTCCGAGGTAATGCCTTTTCTAGCTTAATGGGAGTGTCTTTGAACATCTGACCATTATACTTTTCAATAATTTCGTCAGCTTGTTCGTCATTGTTGACTGTAAGAAAACCGAAACCACGGCATTTGCCGGTTTTGCGGTCTTTAATTAATTTAGTAGTTACAGCATCACCTTCTGCTGCAAAAACTGCTTGCAGATCTTGACGATCTATTTCATCTTTAGGCAAATTACCTATATATAGGCGAATGGACATGAACTATACCTCCAGAGTTGAATGAACATGGCAAGGCAAGAAAACAATCAGTTAGCTTTGGCTTTTAAATAGATGCTATTGACCAAGACTGCCATCAACCAATTTTTTTTGCTCGAAACTGTCAACTTATATAACAATACAGTTTTTAGTCGGGATCAAGCTTGTTTAATCCAAAAGCCCACACTATGGCGAGCTAATAACACCTTAATTCTAAGAATTGTAAATTTAATAGCCTATTGCCTGCTAAAGTACACGCTTTTTTCCATGACCTTTTTCGCAGAATCTAATACCATTCCTTACATTACCACGGTATTTTCTACGTAGCTAGTTTAGCGCATACATTTCCGACTTTAGTTTTACTACATCGTAACATAAAACACATTTTTTCTGTAAGGGAGAATATTTTGAAACAAAAACCAGCCAGTGGCTGGTTAATTTGCTGCTGTGTTGGGAGGAAAAAAGGTATGTAGCAGGGGAAAAGCATCCAAATTCACAACCAAGCTGTGGTGCTGAGTTATGTGGGGTGCTATTGTTTGTGTAAATAAATGTAACATTTGTTAAGAAAACCTGCAACTTTTGTTTACATTCTGATTTGTCTTTTGTCTTTTGTCCTTTGTCCTTTGTCCTTTGCTAATGACCAATGACCAATGACTAACCAGTGAGAAAAACGTATGCGCCCAAAGCCTGTGCTGCAACTGCCAAAAAAGTAGACCAAATGGGATGAGGGCTATTAATGGTTTTACCACTTTGAGTTTCTAGGGTTTGGATATCGATCCAAGGTGTTGCTCCTCGCCGGAACCAACCAGTGACGATAATTTGCCGACCGATTAGATCCTGGTGATTGACTGACTGTCCTAGCCAAGAAATGTGGTGTAATTTCAGCAAACCCGCGCTGGATTGGAAGATTAAATCTTGCGCTAGGGAGTTGTTAGTGCCTTGACGACCTAATAGTTTGCCCACCAAACGCACGCTGATGCTGTCGATGGGTAAGGCAGAAGGGTTAGATAACAGGTTGGGTAAGCTGTCATCAGTTTGCACGGTGGCCGGTTTAATATCGGGAAAGAAAGAATTAATCCGCATCAGTGTACCGATGCTAAAGCCAATCAGAAGGCAGCCTGTAATGAAAGACCAATCTTCATATATCCACTTTAGATTTAAAAACTTGAGTGCGAATGCTAGTTGCCAGGTTAGCCAGACTAAAGCTGCAAACAAAACCCCTAGAGGAATTCCCAACCAGGGAGCGATTTGTAATAAGAAAGACTGACGTTTAACCTTTGATGGCTCGCTTGCAAAATGCAGTTCGGTGTCTAAATGCCAGTGACGGGCTATTTGGCAAAGACGTTGGATGCGATCGCCCATTAACGGATGGGTGTTATTAATCGTAAACCATCGGCGATAGGGGTTGGCAGTATCCCACTTCAAAAAGGCTTCAAAAGATAGATTGCTGGCAATAGTGCCTAAAGCAAGGCTTTGCTGGTAGCTGACTGGTGTCAGGAGATTTAAGCTTTCTAGTTGCCAACTCGTCTCTTCCTCTTTTTGGATATCAGCGGCAATGCCAATGGCGATTTTGAGTAAAGCGCGAATCAGAGCATTGGGATTACCAGTAATTTCAGCTGCGACGCGATCGCTATAATAAAGTCGCAACCGCGACAACCACAATGCAGTCCCAGTCAGCAAACACCAAACTCCATAAATTAGACTTGTCAGAATGGTGACTGGCAAGCGCCAAATTTTCGCTGATATTTTGTCTCCCAACTGCGACACTTGCTGATATAACTTATGAGCTGGTAATGTCACCAGCAGCAACAAAGACATCACAGCAAAATCCCAGTGAGCAATATGCCCTAGCTGTGTGGCGTAGATAATGGCGATTTCATCATCTGCCAGCTGTTCTAATAGCCCTTGACTGACAACAATCCTGGCATTACGTGGTAAGCTACCATAAGTCAGGATAATTGGTGCAGCCATTGGTAAAATCCGCAGTTTAGGTAACGGCCAGTGCCGTTGTTGGCAACAACGTTGTAGCACCCGGACAGCTTCGCGGCTGTGGGTATTCAGTACATCTTTAGGAAATTCTCGCTGACCATAGAAGTTTGCCAGTAGTATATCCAGCAACCAAGGTGATACTGCGATTAAAATCACCAATACTATTAGCAACAATTTAGTCGGATCGCGGTATAAAAACTGCAACGGCTCCAAATAAGGTAGTCTAACTAAAGTCTGGTTGATAAATCCCATTGCTAACTTGAGGATTTCTCGCATCACCCAAAACAAAGCGATGAATGTTCCTGCTGACAGTAGCCGTAAGGGAATTAATTTTGGTTTACGTAGTGGTTGCCATGCTCTAGCGCGTTGTGCTTGCCGCCAATAAATAACACCGAACAATTTGGCTTGGGTGCGGGTAACAGAACCCATGAAGCCATTTAAGGGTGCAGCAGGTGGTGGTGGCGGTGGTGTTGCTAATGTAGCTTTGAGTCTAGGTAGTGGAACCATCTGCGGGATATCGTCGCTTTTGGTTTCTATTACTTGATCATTCGGTTTTTCCTCTAATGTAGGAGTTTCCGGGGGAGGAACTGGAGGAGAATCTGGGGTTGAATTCTCAAAGGCAACAAATCCAGTTTCGACTTTTTTTGGTTCTTGATCTGGTTTTTTACGTTTTGTCAGGTGTTCGAGAGCGCGTTTTGCCCACTCTTGGACTTGCGGATTGTTACTCTCAATCAGATTCTGGGAAATAGCGATCGCATTAGCAACTTCGCCAGTGCGAGCATAAGCCATCACTAAACCAACCTTGGCTTGTAAGCTAGCAGTACCATTGTGTGCTGCTAGCAATAGGTTCTAGTTGAGCGATCGCTGTTTGGTAATTTCCTTGCTTGAGGGCAATTAAACCAGCCTCCAAAGACGGTTTGGCATGTGAAGGCATACAAATTCTGGCACTCCAATCTCTTCTAGGTGATCCACGTTTGTGCAAAAGCGCGAACCTCGGATGCCGTGGAACTCAACCGCACTCAAGTTTTGTTTGTCAAGTGAATGATAAAGATTGAATCCAAGAGTCAGGAGTCAGAATTCAGTTAGCTCTTTTGTAGGACTAACTCTGAATTCTGGATTCTGAATTCTGTATTCTTCTTCATTCCTCCACTGGTTGTTGACTAGAAAATACTGGAGCGATCGCGCTTAATTTTAACTCTGGATAGTCGCCCAGTAACTGTTGACAATTCCATTCATTGCGGAATAGCAACACAGGGCGTCCCATACTGTCTTTAACTGTAGTGGTATTGAATATTCGTCCCACTTTTTCTAATGCTTCCCAACCACCCTCAACCCAACGGGCGACACTGTAGGGCAATAAATCTAATATGGTTTCTACACCATACTCATTTTGTAAGCGAAACTGCACCACCTCGAATTGCAACTGACCCACCGCCGCCAAAATTGGATCGCGCTTGGCTTCATCAGTTGAATACATAATTTGTACAGCACCTTCTTCGCGCAATTCCGCAACGCCTTTTTGGAATTGTTTAGACTTCGAGGGGTTGGGATTCCTCAGAGATGCGAACAGTTCCGGCGAAAAATACGGAATCCCCTCATATTCGAGCTTTTGTCCCGTGTAAATTGTATCCCCGATCGCAAAAACACCGGGATTGTTCAAACCGATCACATCGCCAGGATAAGCCACATCAATAGATTCTCGCTCTTGGGCAAAGAGTTTTTGCGGGCGAGACAGACGGATAGGTTTACCAATGCGGGCGTGATTCACCATCATATCTTTTTCAAACTTACCAGTGCAAACCCGGATAAATGCGACGCGATCGCGGTGTTTCGGATCCATGTTCGCTTGCAGTTTGAAGACAAACCCCGAAAATTCTGGGTATGTAGGGGCAACTTCGCCAACACTGCTGTAGTGAGAACCGGGTTTGAGGGCATAGTCGAGGAAATACTTGAGGAATAACTCTACCCCAAAGTTAGTCATGGCGCTACCAAAGAACACAGGCGTCATTTTGCCTTCGTGTATCAACTGTAAATCTAGCTCTGGCCCAACTCCATCTAACAGTTCCAGATCATTTTTCAGTTGGTGGTACAGGCTTTGTTCTAGCTGTTCTTCTATTCTTGGATCGCCTAATTCGACTACCGTATCACGGGCTTCTCGGCTGCCGTGGGCGCTGCGTTCAAACAAGTGAATTTGTTGCTTGTGTCGATCAAAAACACCTTTAAAGCGATCGCCCATACCAATCGGCCAATTTACCGCATAGGTTTGCAATCCCAATTCTTGCTCAATTTCATCTAACAATTCCAGAGGTTCCCTTCCTGGGCGATCGAGCTTGTTGATAAATGTAAAAATTGGAATACCGCGCAACTTACACACTTCAAACAATTTGCGTGTTTGGGGTTCCAAACCTTTTGCCGCATCAATTAACATTACTGCATTATCGGCGGCGGCGAGGGTGCGATAAGTATCTTCACTGAAATCTTGGTGTCCGGGAGTGTCTAATAAATTTATTTGACAATTCTGGTATTCAAATTGCAACACTGTGGAGGTAATGGAAATACCCCGTTGTTGCTCCATAGCCATCCAGTCAGAGGTTGCCTTACGCTGTGCCCGTCGCGCCTTAACCGCCCCAGCTTCGTGAATTGCACCTCCGTACAGTAGCAGCTTTTCTGTTAATGTAGTTTTACCCGCATCAGGGTGAGAAATAATCGCAAAATTGCGGCGAAGTTCAACTGCTTGAATAAGTTCAGACTGAAGTTCAGTAGACATAAATGTATTTGTTTGTTAGCTAGCTTAATTTTTTAACTCTGGTAAGTCTTTTAATCTTAAGACAACGATGCTCGTGATAGGGTCGTAATATAACCAACAATCTGACCAAATAGGAGAAAGCAATGTACGACACAGATAAGCGAAAGCTTTTATCCGCCTTGTCTCATGGATCCATTTTTCTCAGCACGACATTGGTATCTGTAGGTATACCTATCGCCGTACTCTTTGTATCTGATGATCCTGTTGTTAAAGAAAACGCCAAAGAATCCATTAATTTCCACTTTAATGTCTGGCTTTATGGAGGAATTCTGGGAGCGCTGTTTTTTCTATTCGGTTGGTTAGTGTTACCTCTATTATTGCTGGGGCCATTAGCCGGTCTGGGATATCTATTACATTGGGGATTAACAATTTGGGCGCTCATCAAAGTTTTCAGCAATCCTGATATACCCTTCCGTTATCCTTATATTTTCCGAGTTTTTTAATGAGTATTGGGGATGGGGCATTGGTAATTGTCAGGTATTTGCTACTAAATACAAAATTTCATGAATTAGTAGCGAATTCTCTGCGTGCCTCTGCGTTTACCTCTGCGCCACTTTGCGTTTAAATTTACACCCTCAATTCGCCACGATTTTGCCAACAGACAGTCTTATCATTTTGAATTTTGAATTGCTTACTTATGTTGTTTTTTTTCCAGCCCGTCGGATAGATGCAACCAAGCTGTAGAATACAAAATTGCCCTACAACTTGATTAAGAGTAGGGCAAAGGACAGTTAAGCACTGTTTGTAGTCTGTCTGACGGCAGGAAAATTTTAGCCTGCTTTTGTGACGCTTTATTTTGTGTCCATTTGCGTTGTTTTTCTTCATAAAATTTTATGTTTCCTACACACCGCCCCCGTCGTCTGCGTACTCATCCTCAACTGCGCCGGATGGTTCGTGAAACTGTTTTAACAACAAGCGATTTAATTTACCCACTATTTGCTGTACCGGGTGAGGGAATCGCCAACGAAGTAAAATCGATGCCCGGAGTCTACCAACTTTCGGTAGATAAAATTGTCGAAGAGGCAAAAGAAGTTTACGACTTAGGAATTCCTTCTATTATTTTATTTGGGATTCCGGCTGATAAAGATGTGGATGCCACTGGCGCTTGGCATGATTGCGGTATCGTCCAAAAAGCTGCGACTGCGGTAAAAGCAGCAGTGCCAGATTTGATTGTAATTGCTGATACTTGTTTATGTGAGTATACCAGTCACGGTCATTGTGGTTATTTACAAGTCGGTGATTTAACGGGACGAGTTTTAAATGACCCAACTCTGGAATTGTTGAAAAAAACAGCAGTTTCTCAAGCGAAAGCCGGTGCCGATATCATTGCGCCTTCTGGGATGATGGATGGCTTTGTCCAGGCAATTCGTCAGGGTTTGGATGAAGCCGGATTTGAAGATACGCCAATTTTGTCTTATGCTGCTAAGTATGCTTCGGGTTATTATGGTCCATTTCGGGATGCAGCAGACTCGACACCGCAATTTGGGGACAGAAGGACTTACCAAATGGATCCAGGTAATGCCCGCGAAGCGATTAAAGAGATTGAATTGGATATCGCTGAAGGTGCTGATATGCTCATGGTTAAACCAGCCTTGGCATACATGGATATTATCTGGCGGGTAAAGGAAGCGAGTAACTTACCAGTTGCCGCTTACAATGTTTCCGGTGAGTATGCGATGGTGAAAGCTGCGGCTCTCAACGGTTGGATTGATGAGGAGCGTGTGGTTATGGAAACTTTAACTGGGTTTAAACGCGCTGGTGCAGACTTAATTTTGACCTACCATGCCAAAGATGCGGCACGATGGTTAAAGTAGGATAAACGATTGAATAGTAATTTAATGGGAAATCTCACGCAGAAACATCCAGATGTAGAGTTGTGTTTTGGTGTTTGGGTGTGAGATTTTTGTATTTTTGGTTTGGGTGGTGCAAAATTCCAAAAAATCATAAAACCGATAAAATCTAAATTAAATAGCTTTGATCTAGTTATGGCAACTACTCGCTCTATACTTGGGGCGGTTGGTTTAAAAAACCCAATCTCTAACTAGTGCGATCGCTCACCGTATTTGCGACAACAGCACGATAAAATTCTATAACCATAATCGTACAAAAAGGTCTAAATGGCAGAAACACTATTCTTCAACGCCTTACGGGAAGCCATTGATGAAGAAATGGCGCGTGATTCCAGCGTATTCGTTCTCGGTGAAGATGTCGGGCACTATGGCGGTTCCTATAAAGTTACCAAAGACCTGTACCAAAAATATGGCGAACTCCGCATTCTAGACACCCCCATTGCTGAAAATAGCTTTACTGGGATGGCAGTGGGAGCCGCGATGACAGGGTTGCGTCCCATCATTGAAGGCATGAATATGGGCTTTTTACTGTTGGCCTTCAATCAAATATCCAACAACGCTGGGATGCTGCGCTATACTTCCGGCGGTAACTTTAAAATTCCGATGGTAATTCGCGGCCCTGGCGGTGTCGGTAGGCAGCTAGGTGCAGAACATTCCCAACGATTAGAAACCTACTTTCAAGCTGTGCCAGGGTTGAAGATTGTTGCCTGCTCCACACCAAGAAACGCTAAAGGACTACTAAAATCCGCAATCCGCGATGATAATCCTGTGTTGTTCTTTGAACACGTTCTGCTTTACAACTTGAAAGAAGATTTACCAGAAGAAGAATATTTACTACCCCTAGATAAAGCAGAAATTGTGCGTGAGGGTAAAGATGTAACCATTATTACTTACTCGCGGATGCGGCATCATGTGCTGCAAGCGGTAAAAACTCTTGAAAAACAAGGATACGATCCAGAAGTTATCGATTTAATATCCCTCAAACCATTAGATTTTGATACCATCGGTGCATCAGTAAGAAAAACCCATAAAGTCATTGTTGTGGAAGAATCTATGCGAACTGCGGGTATTGGAGCAGAAGTTATCGCCTCAATCAACGATCGCTTATTCGATGAATTGGATGCGCCAGTACTACGACTTTCTTCCCAAGATATCCCCACACCTTACAACGGCAATCTGGAACGACTAACAATCATCCAACCAGAGCAAATAGTAGAAGCTGTGGAAAAAATGGTAGCTTTACGAGTCTAAGGACTGGGACTGGGGACTGGGAAGATGAGGGAAGGGGGACAAGGGGAAATTATTTAATAAGTTTCTTCCTTGTCTCTTCCCAATGCCCAATGCCCAATGCCCAATGCCCAATGCCCTAACTCTACAAAAGAACGCTATTATAGCCTTTGTCAGTTGCGAGTTATGGTATGCAAAGACAGCGATCGCTATTAATTTTGATTTTAGTCCTGATAATCGCCGCTATTACGGTGATTGCTACAATCCCGATACCTCTTGGGCTGGACTTACGCGGAGGTTCACAACTCACAATTCAGGTGAAACCGTCAGCAGAAATTCCCCAAATCACCGAACGAGAATTGGAAGGTGTGAAAAAAGTTGTCGAAGGTCGGATTAATGGTCTGGGTGTTTCTGAGCCATTGATCCAAACAGTCGGCGCAGATAAAATATTGGTGCAACTACCAGGAGTTAATGACCCAGAGCAAGCTGAACGGGTCTTAGGGGGTACGGCGCAGTTAGAATTTCGGACCCAAAAACCGAATACAGAAACTCAACTACTTGCTTATCAAGCATCTAGAGTCGAATTGAAAGCCAAGCAAGAAGAGTTAAAAAGAGTTCAGATAAAGCAGCAATTGTCAAGAATCAAGAAGATTTACAAAAAAATAATCAAGCGATCGCAGAATTGTTTGAAAGCACCAATCCACCGCTAATTGGCAAATACCTCAAGGATGCTTATGGTGAACCCACTCAAGGTAACAACTGGAATGTTGCCATTCGCTTCGACCAAAAAGGTGGTGAACTATTTGCCAATTTGACAAAAAATCTCGCTGGTACTGGGCGTAGTATTGGTGTTTTTCTGGACAATGAAGTGATCAGCGCTCCTACCGTGGGTATAGAATTTGCTGCTACTGGCATTACTGGTGGTTCTGCCGTAATTACAGGACGGTTTACCCCCCAAGAAGCCAATGACTTAGGCGTGCAGTTACGCGGTGGCGCATTACCCGTACCGGTAGAAATTGCAGAAATTCGCACTGTTGGGGCAACCTTGGGTAAAGACAGTATCACTAGCAGTATCTATGCTGGGATCGGTGGTCTGACTTTAGTATTAATATTTATGGTAGTGTACTATAGACTACCAGGACTGATTGCCAATGTAGCACTATTGATCTACGCCCTGCTAACCTGGGCTACCTTTGCTTTGTTGGGTGTCACCCTTACTCTGCCAGGAATTGCCGGTTTTATCCTCAGTATTGGGATGGCAGTGGATGCAAATGTACTAATTTTTGAGCGGACGCGGGAAGAATTGCAAGCAGGCAAATCCCTATATCGTTCTGTAGAATCTGGTTTTTACCGCGCCTTTTCCAGTATTTTAGATGGCAACGTAACTACAGTCATTGCTTGTGCTGCACTATTCTGGCTGGGGGCTGGTTTGGTGAAAGGCTTCGCTCTAACTCTGGCTTTGGGCGTAGCAGTGAGTATGTTTACAGCAATTACCTGTAGTCGCACCTTGATGTTTTTAGCAATTACAATTCCCGCACTCAAGAAACCAGAACTTTTCTGTCCGAACCTGCCAACATCAAATAAGGCAGAGGTGGCTTAATGAAACTAAGTGTTAACAAATCGCGATCGCTTTGGTGGGCTATTTCTAGTGCCATCATTCTGGCTGGTATCATCTCAATGGTGATTTCTTGGCAAAACCCGAACATCAAAGCACCCCTACGTCCCAGTTTGGATTTTGTCGGTGGTACACGATTACAGTTTGAACGAGATTGTACCAAACCCGGTAACTGCGACCAGCCAATTGATATCAATATCGTTCGGGAAGTAGCTAAAGCACAGGGGTTAGGTGATAGCAGCATCCAAATTGTTGCTGACAAAGGTACTGGTGCGGAAAATGGTATACTGATTCGCACAAAAAACTTGGCTCGTGAACAGCGTACCAATTTGCAAAATGCCTTAAGTGAAAAAGTCGGTACTTTTGACGAGCAAAAAAATCAATTTGACACAGTTGGCCCAACTCTGGGGGCAGAGCTGTTTAGGT encodes the following:
- a CDS encoding alpha-ketoacid dehydrogenase subunit beta, with protein sequence MAETLFFNALREAIDEEMARDSSVFVLGEDVGHYGGSYKVTKDLYQKYGELRILDTPIAENSFTGMAVGAAMTGLRPIIEGMNMGFLLLAFNQISNNAGMLRYTSGGNFKIPMVIRGPGGVGRQLGAEHSQRLETYFQAVPGLKIVACSTPRNAKGLLKSAIRDDNPVLFFEHVLLYNLKEDLPEEEYLLPLDKAEIVREGKDVTIITYSRMRHHVLQAVKTLEKQGYDPEVIDLISLKPLDFDTIGASVRKTHKVIVVEESMRTAGIGAEVIASINDRLFDELDAPVLRLSSQDIPTPYNGNLERLTIIQPEQIVEAVEKMVALRV